In Lycium ferocissimum isolate CSIRO_LF1 chromosome 11, AGI_CSIRO_Lferr_CH_V1, whole genome shotgun sequence, a single genomic region encodes these proteins:
- the LOC132038052 gene encoding protein COBRA-like, giving the protein MKFFRSLSKLNATNVLLVVLLSSFCFSSTDAYDALDPNGNITIKWDVISWTPDGYVAVVTIYNFQQYRHIQPPGWTLKWTWAKDEVIWNMTGSQAIERGNCSKFKGDIPHCCKKDPTIIDLLPNTPLNQQIANCCKGGVVNSWGQNPASAVSSFQLSVGSAGTSNKTVRVPKNFTLKAPGPGYACGPAKVVKQTKFITPDGRRVTQAMSKLIGSTTCVIQYSSG; this is encoded by the exons ATGAAGTTCTTCAGATCTCTTTCAAAGTTGAATGCCACTAATGTACTATTAGTGGTCTTGCTGTCTTCTTTTTGCTTTTCCTCAACAG ATGCATATGATGCACTTGATCCCAACGGGAACATCACAATAAAATGGGATGTCATCAGCTGGACACCAGATGGATATGTT GCCGTGGTGACTATTTACAACTTTCAGCAATATAGGCATATTCAACCACCAGGCTGGACTTTAAAATGGACATGGGCAAAGGATGAGGTGATATGGAACATGACGGGAAGTCAGGCAATAGAGCGAGGTAATTGCTCAAAATTCAAAGGAGATATTCCCCATTGCTGTAAGAAGGACCCAACAATTATCGACTTGTTGCCCAACACTCCTCTCAACCAGCAGATTGCAAATTGCTGCAAGGGCGGAGTTGTCAACTCATGGGGCCAGAATCCTGCAAGCGCTGTTAGTTCGTTCCAACTCAGTGTTGGTTCTGCTGGAACATCAAACAAAACAGTTAGAGTACCTAAAAACTTCACCTTAAAGGCACCAGGACCTGGATATGCTTGTGGACCTGCTAAAGTTGTTAAACAGACTAAATTTATTACTCCAGATGGGAGAAGAGTTACACAGGCTATGAGTAAGTTAATTGGTTCAACTACATGCGTTATTCAGTACTCTTCTGGTTGA